Proteins encoded in a region of the Aptenodytes patagonicus chromosome Z, bAptPat1.pri.cur, whole genome shotgun sequence genome:
- the GAS1 gene encoding growth arrest-specific protein 1, whose translation MVARSPARHGGGGGRRWPRPAAWLWLAAALGAVWPPRGSLVQGRRLICWQAVLQCQGEPECSYAYNQYAEACAPVLLQQPPAGGGGDGPAAAAGSAASSRRRCPSHCIAALIQLNHTRRGPALEDCDCAQDENCRATKRAIEPCLPRTSSPAAGGPGGGPGGGGAGVMGCTEARRRCDWDSRCSLALNRYMTYCGKLFNGLRCTPECRAVIEDMLAVPKAVLLNDCVCDGLERPICESVKENMARLCFGADMGGNGAGSSGGSDGGLEEYYDEDYEEEPSQKGRDDAEDNAGSEPGFPVQADSAGRPAAAAWALLASILLPLLPRL comes from the coding sequence atGGTGGCCCGCTCGCCCGCTCGGcacggaggcggcggcgggcgccgctGGCCGCGGCCGGCCGCCTGGCTGtggctggcggcggcgctgggcgcCGTGTGGCCGCCGCGGGGCTCGCTGGTGCAGGGCCGGCGGCTGATCTGCTGGCAGGCGGTGCTGCAGTGTCAGGGGGAGCCCGAGTGCAGCTACGCTTACAACCAGTACGCCGAGGCGTGCGCCCCggtgctcctgcagcagccgccggcgggaggcggcggggacgGGCCGGCGGCCGCTGCAGgctccgccgcctcctccaggCGGCGGTGCCCCAGCCACTGCATCGCGGCCCTCATCCAGCTCAACCAcacccggcgcggcccggcgctgGAGGACTGCGACTGCGCGCAGGACGAGAACTGCCGCGCCACCAAGCGCGCCATCGAGCCCTGCTTGCCCCGCACCAGCAGCCCGGCGGCCGGCGGCCctggcggcggccccggcggcggcggcgccggcgtCATGGGCTGCACGGAGGCGCGGCGGCGCTGCGACTGGGACAGCCGCTGCAGCCTGGCGCTCAACCGCTACATGACCTACTGCGGGAAGCTGTTCAACGGGCTGCGCTGCACGCCGGAGTGCCGCGCCGTCATCGAGGACATGCTGGCCGTGCCCAAGGCCGTGCTGCTCAACGACTGCGTCTGCGACGGGCTGGAGCGGCCCATCTGCGAGTCGGTCAAGGAGAACATGGCCCGCCTCTGCTTCGGCGCGGACATGGGCGGCAACGGcgccggcagcagcggcggctCGGACGGCGGCCTGGAGGAGTACTACGACGAGGACTACGAGGAGGAGCCGAGCCAGAAGGGGAGGGACGACGCGGAGGACAATGCGGGCTCCGAGCCCGGCTTCCCCGTGCAGGCGGATAGCgccggccggcccgccgccgcggcctgggcgctgctggccTCCATCTTGCTGCCACTGCTGCCGCGGCTCTAg